The genome window CTATCCAAGTTCCCGCGGCGTCGAGTAAACTGAAGGTTACTACTCGACGTCGGTCCCGCGCCGCAAGAGCGCTGGGATCTCTAGCACCGCCGGCATTCTCTCGCCGTTCCCTTTTTCTCCGATCGAAGTCCGCGTATGACCGTGTCTACCGTTTCCACGAATAGCTGCGAACTTCTGGCTCCTGCCGGCGATTGGGAATGCCTCCGCGCGGCCTGCGCCAACGGTGCCGATGCCGTGTACTTCGGGCTCTCCGATTTCAACGCCCGCCACCGCGCGCACAACTTCACGCTCGAAGAGTTGCCGCAGGTGGTCGAGTATCTGCACCGGCACAACGTGCGCGGCTACGTGACGATGAACACGCTCATCTTCAGCGACGAGCTTGCCGCCGCTTCGCAGATGATCGCCGGGATGGCCGCTTCGGGCGTCGACGCCGTGATCGTGCAAGACCTCGGCCTAGCGCGGCTGATTCATGAAGTCGCGCCCGATCTCGCGATCCACGGTTCGACGCAGATGACCCTCACCGAGCCGCAGGGGATCGAGTATGTCCGTCGGCTGGGGATCGAGCGCGTGATCGTGGCGCGGGAATTGTCGCTGGCCGATGTGAAGAAGATCCGCGCCGCAACCGATCTCCCGGTCGAGGTGTTCGTCCACGGCGCGCTCTGCGTGGCCTACAGCGGGCAATGCCTCACGAGCGAAGCGCTCGGCGGTCGAAGCGCCAATCGAGGCCAATGTGCTCAAGCCTGCCGCTTGCCTTACGACCTCGTCGTCGACGGCGAAGTGCGCGACCTCGGCGACGTCGCTTATCTGTTGAGTCCGCAAGATCTCGCGTCGTACGATTTCGTCGATGAGTTGGTCGCGGCCGGCGTTTGCAGTTTGAAGATCGAAGGGCGCTTGAAGAGCGCCCATTACGTGGCCGCGACGACGAAGACTTACCGCGCGGCCCTCGACGCCGCCCTCGCGAAACAAGAATTTAAGCTCGAGCGCCAAGCCGAGCTCGACTTGCAGCAAAGCTTCTCGCGCGGCTTCTCGCCCGGCTTCTTGAAGGGGCTTAATCACCAGAAGCTTGTGAGCGGTCGGTTTCCCAAGGCCCGCGGGGTCCGCGTCGGCACGGTCGTCGGCACGACGGCCGCCGGCGTGCTCGTCGACATCGGCTCGGAACACGACTTGTCGATCGTCAAGGCCGGCGACGGCTGCGTGTTCGACGAAGGGCATCCCGATCAAGACGAGCAGGGGGGCCGACTCTACGGCGTGCGCACGATCGACGCCGCACCGCATGGCGACCGCCCGCGACGGTTGGAAATCTTTTTTGCCGAAGGCTCGCTGAATCTTTCGGCCATCGCGATCGGCGCAATCGTCTGGCGCACCGACGATCCGACGATGCGCCGCCGAATGGAACAGACGTTCAATCGCGAACCGGTCCCGCGCCGCGTGGCGATTCATTTTCATGCCGCCGGCCGAGTCGGCGGTCCGCTCACGCTCACGGCGCGCGACTTCGACGGTCGCGAAGCAAGCGCCGAGTGGGAAGGTCCGCTGGCCTTGGCGACGAAGCACCCGCTCACGGTCGAATCGTTGCGGGAGCAATGCGGCCGGCTCGGCGATACGCCGTTCGAACTGGGCGAAGTGACGCTCGATGCCGTGGAGCCGATCATGGTTCCCAAGAGCGTGATGAACGACCTGCGGCGTCGCGCTGTC of Planctomycetia bacterium contains these proteins:
- a CDS encoding U32 family peptidase, translated to MTVSTVSTNSCELLAPAGDWECLRAACANGADAVYFGLSDFNARHRAHNFTLEELPQVVEYLHRHNVRGYVTMNTLIFSDELAAASQMIAGMAASGVDAVIVQDLGLARLIHEVAPDLAIHGSTQMTLTEPQGIEYVRRLGIERVIVARELSLADVKKIRAATDLPVEVFVHGALCVAYSGQCLTSEALGGRSANRGQCAQACRLPYDLVVDGEVRDLGDVAYLLSPQDLASYDFVDELVAAGVCSLKIEGRLKSAHYVAATTKTYRAALDAALAKQEFKLERQAELDLQQSFSRGFSPGFLKGLNHQKLVSGRFPKARGVRVGTVVGTTAAGVLVDIGSEHDLSIVKAGDGCVFDEGHPDQDEQGGRLYGVRTIDAAPHGDRPRRLEIFFAEGSLNLSAIAIGAIVWRTDDPTMRRRMEQTFNREPVPRRVAIHFHAAGRVGGPLTLTARDFDGREASAEWEGPLALATKHPLTVESLREQCGRLGDTPFELGEVTLDAVEPIMVPKSVMNDLRRRAVEQLLQARLAAPRARPVRIEALDELRAAAIARKPVQLTPTDTPSLYVLARTMTQLEAVLAWQPEAPLARPAMVYCDFEDVRRYKEAVPLARAAGIPIGLATLRILKPGEEGLFQVIGRNVPDAVLVRNLAALSHFRRTLPEVSLIGDFSLNVTNELTAELLLGEGLARLVPGYDLSWEQLAALLSHSAPGRFETVVHQHMPMFHMEHCVFAHTMSEGTDATNCGRPCDRHKVALRDRVGAEFPLLADTGCRNTVFNALPQSAAEYLPRMLALGLKHFRVELLLETPEQVGPLLERYARALAGLDDGKRAWRGLQVLNQLGVTRGTLQTS